A part of Anaerolineae bacterium genomic DNA contains:
- a CDS encoding TetR/AcrR family transcriptional regulator has protein sequence MTKTQKQIQSEQTQQKIIEAATQLFVRKGFYGTSISDLAQATSLTKGALYHHFENKNAIFFAVIQTVRNTWHNEVARDVLKAKTAPSRLTALLDNHARLHKNNETICLVLNGLMMEMEGMNPEFMLALQEIYNELAQFIEHIIQKGQQAGEIKPDLDSRLVSLNIVGILRAIGCSGIFNHMDVEYEAMTETLKQMLLDGLRP, from the coding sequence TTGACTAAAACCCAAAAACAAATTCAAAGCGAACAAACCCAACAAAAGATCATCGAAGCCGCCACCCAGCTTTTTGTGCGCAAAGGCTTCTATGGCACTTCGATATCCGATCTGGCCCAGGCCACCAGCTTGACCAAGGGCGCGCTCTACCATCATTTTGAAAACAAAAACGCCATCTTTTTTGCCGTCATCCAAACCGTGCGTAACACCTGGCACAATGAAGTAGCCCGCGATGTCTTAAAAGCCAAAACCGCCCCCTCTCGACTGACGGCCCTATTGGACAACCATGCCCGCCTGCACAAAAATAACGAAACCATCTGTCTTGTTCTGAATGGTTTGATGATGGAAATGGAGGGCATGAACCCTGAATTTATGCTGGCCTTGCAAGAAATTTATAATGAACTGGCTCAGTTTATTGAACATATTATCCAAAAAGGGCAGCAAGCGGGGGAAATAAAACCTGATTTGGATTCCCGCCTGGTCTCGCTCAACATTGTAGGGATATTGAGAGCCATCGGCTGTTCCGGGATATTCAACCACATGGATGTGGAATATGAAGCAATGACGGAAACATTGAAGCAAATGCTTTTGGACGGTCTGCGACCGTAG
- a CDS encoding type II toxin-antitoxin system HicA family toxin, whose protein sequence is MRYRELSKRLEKLGCYQLRTAKGSHRYWYNPTTDKVVAVPDWGQKDLKPGTVRGILRNLGISRKDFGPIK, encoded by the coding sequence ATGCGCTATCGTGAGTTGAGTAAACGACTGGAAAAGTTGGGCTGCTATCAACTCCGGACCGCTAAAGGCAGTCATCGTTACTGGTATAACCCTACTACTGATAAAGTAGTCGCTGTGCCTGATTGGGGCCAAAAAGATCTCAAACCCGGAACCGTTCGTGGTATTTTAAGAAACCTGGGTATCAGTCGCAAAGACTTTGGGCCTATCAAGTAA
- a CDS encoding M42 family metallopeptidase gives MKDLIKQLTEAYGPPGYEQAVRDLIRQHVTPHADSVEVDPLGNLHAVKKGNGQGVKIMLAAHMDEIGLMVSHVDDKGFARFTSLGFVHPATMVGNRAIFTNGAMGVINVEKWPHPDAPDHSQRSLYLDFGVKNKKELPVRVGDVAAFQRPFVDLGDALVAKSMDNRIGCAILVETLRQLQQTPHAVHFVFTVQEEVGVRGATTAAYKVHPDVSIALDVTDSGDVPERKHFEVKMGHGPAIKIMDKGMLAHPGLKKWMVETATKNKIPYQMEILTLGSTDARAMQLAHEGSAAGAISIPCRHVHTPSEMVSYSDVQNAVKLLLAMLAGPAKLE, from the coding sequence ATGAAAGATCTCATCAAACAACTCACCGAAGCCTACGGTCCGCCGGGCTACGAACAGGCTGTCCGCGACCTCATCCGGCAGCACGTTACCCCTCACGCCGACAGCGTTGAAGTTGATCCCCTGGGCAACTTGCATGCTGTTAAAAAAGGGAACGGCCAGGGAGTCAAGATCATGCTGGCCGCCCACATGGACGAAATCGGCCTGATGGTATCTCACGTTGACGATAAGGGTTTTGCCCGCTTCACCTCGCTGGGTTTTGTCCACCCGGCCACCATGGTGGGCAATCGGGCCATTTTTACCAACGGGGCTATGGGCGTCATCAACGTGGAAAAGTGGCCCCACCCGGACGCCCCGGACCACTCGCAGCGGAGCCTGTATCTTGACTTTGGCGTCAAAAATAAAAAAGAACTGCCGGTGCGGGTAGGCGACGTGGCGGCTTTTCAGCGTCCCTTTGTGGACCTGGGCGACGCTCTGGTAGCCAAAAGTATGGATAACCGGATTGGCTGCGCCATTTTGGTTGAAACCTTGCGGCAGCTCCAACAAACGCCCCACGCTGTCCACTTTGTTTTTACCGTGCAAGAAGAGGTGGGCGTGCGTGGCGCAACCACCGCCGCTTATAAGGTTCATCCCGATGTTTCTATTGCCCTGGATGTGACCGACAGCGGCGACGTGCCCGAACGCAAACATTTTGAGGTTAAAATGGGCCACGGCCCGGCCATCAAAATAATGGATAAAGGCATGCTGGCCCATCCCGGCCTGAAAAAATGGATGGTTGAGACGGCCACCAAGAATAAAATCCCCTATCAAATGGAAATTCTCACCCTGGGCAGCACCGACGCCAGGGCCATGCAGTTGGCCCACGAAGGCAGCGCCGCCGGGGCCATATCCATTCCCTGCCGCCATGTCCATACCCCCTCGGAAATGGTCAGCTACAGCGATGTGCAAAATGCGGTCAAACTCTTGCTGGCCATGCTCGCCGGCCCGGCTAAATTGGAGTGA
- a CDS encoding HEPN domain-containing protein, which translates to MNELTLEWVQKAENDFVAAAALLKLKLETMADAICFHCQQCAEKYAKAYLHYQSVEFPRTHNLSQLLLLCEERDNSFSTIALEMQALNSYSIETRYPGRFATIEEAAGAVETVETVRVFIRSKLGMDKI; encoded by the coding sequence ATGAACGAACTGACGCTAGAGTGGGTTCAAAAGGCGGAAAATGATTTTGTTGCGGCAGCAGCGTTATTGAAGCTGAAACTGGAGACTATGGCTGATGCCATCTGTTTTCACTGCCAACAATGTGCCGAAAAATATGCCAAAGCCTATCTTCATTATCAATCAGTTGAATTTCCACGCACTCATAATTTATCTCAACTATTGTTGCTGTGCGAGGAACGGGATAATTCTTTCTCCACCATTGCGTTGGAAATGCAAGCCCTCAATAGCTACAGTATTGAAACTCGCTATCCAGGCCGTTTTGCCACAATTGAAGAGGCCGCAGGCGCTGTTGAAACTGTGGAAACCGTGCGTGTCTTTATCCGGTCAAAATTGGGAATGGACAAAATATGA
- a CDS encoding type II toxin-antitoxin system HicB family antitoxin, which translates to MYKIRLNLELNPGTDQVYTITSPDVPGLITEGSTPEDIQRNVQEALEGLIMAWKELGKEPPPALQPLDETLFTSEALVIA; encoded by the coding sequence ATGTACAAAATCAGGCTTAACCTTGAACTCAATCCCGGAACGGATCAAGTATACACCATTACCAGTCCAGATGTGCCGGGGTTGATCACAGAAGGCAGCACACCCGAAGATATACAACGTAATGTTCAGGAAGCATTAGAGGGTCTTATAATGGCCTGGAAAGAGCTAGGCAAAGAACCACCTCCCGCTTTGCAACCACTTGATGAAACACTCTTTACCTCCGAAGCCCTGGTTATCGCCTGA
- a CDS encoding cupin domain-containing protein, whose translation MNQTVINLKEKLATFTDQWSPKIIAQMNDYHFKIARLQGEFVWHSHADTDETFIVLEGELGIDFRDGPVTLKKGEMIVIPKGVEHKPFAQEECQVMLVEPAGTPNTGDAGGDRTVEPEWI comes from the coding sequence ATGAACCAAACCGTTATCAACCTCAAAGAAAAATTGGCCACATTCACCGACCAGTGGTCACCAAAGATTATAGCGCAGATGAACGATTATCATTTTAAGATCGCCAGGTTGCAAGGAGAGTTTGTGTGGCACAGCCACGCCGATACGGATGAGACGTTCATCGTTCTTGAGGGCGAGTTGGGTATTGACTTTAGAGACGGCCCGGTGACGTTGAAAAAAGGGGAGATGATCGTTATCCCCAAAGGTGTTGAGCATAAACCTTTTGCCCAAGAGGAATGTCAGGTGATGTTGGTAGAGCCTGCCGGAACCCCCAACACGGGCGACGCGGGCGGCGACAGGACGGTAGAGCCGGAGTGGATTTGA
- a CDS encoding nucleoside kinase, whose amino-acid sequence MSHNIWPTQPRVTAQIKFSDGQVLEGPLNTTIEHFIKAGHFPAEPLPMACLVNGQLRELTYHADRDLEVHVLTLADSDGMRVYRRSLAFLLIAVAHELFPTAQIIIDYGLNFGAFYCEVEGRPPFTEAELKQIEARMRELVKANLSILKERIPLAEAEKLFQTRNADDKLRLLAARRKPYLTVYTLGKYRDYMHGYMVPSTGYLQYFAVDTYSDGFVLRYPRAHQPDQLQPCVEYPKLVTVFNEYGDWMAKLGIRDVGALNLRVVSKDLLETILVSEALQEQRIAQIATRLADLQDQVRLVLISGPSSSGKTTFSKRLAIQLMAHGIQPLALGLDDFFVDREQTPLDEGGGYDYEHIQALDLELFNKTLLRLMQGEEVILPHYNFFTGRREWGDAASISDQHLIIVEGIHGLNPELVPHIPPDKIYRIYVSALTQLNLDRHNRVATTDSRLLRRIIRDARQRGYPARETINRWPKVRRGEHTWIFPYQEHANVMFNSALVYELAVIKPIAEPLLLQIEPGKPEHVEAKRLLSFLQWFEPCSDELVPDNSLLREFIGGSILQDTRRGVEG is encoded by the coding sequence ATGAGCCATAATATCTGGCCCACGCAGCCTCGCGTTACCGCCCAAATCAAATTCAGCGATGGCCAGGTGTTGGAAGGGCCGCTGAATACCACCATAGAACATTTTATCAAGGCCGGCCATTTTCCGGCAGAGCCGCTGCCTATGGCCTGCCTGGTCAACGGCCAACTGCGCGAGCTAACCTATCACGCCGACCGGGACCTTGAGGTCCACGTGCTCACTCTGGCCGATAGCGACGGCATGCGCGTTTATCGCCGCTCCCTGGCCTTTTTGCTCATTGCCGTAGCCCACGAGCTTTTTCCCACTGCGCAAATCATCATTGACTATGGCCTCAACTTTGGCGCGTTCTACTGCGAGGTGGAAGGGCGTCCTCCTTTTACCGAAGCCGAGTTGAAGCAGATTGAAGCCCGGATGCGGGAATTGGTCAAGGCCAACCTGTCCATTCTTAAGGAGCGGATCCCCTTGGCGGAAGCAGAGAAACTTTTTCAAACGCGGAACGCCGACGACAAACTGCGCCTGCTCGCCGCCCGGCGTAAACCTTACCTCACCGTTTATACGTTGGGTAAATACCGTGATTATATGCACGGTTACATGGTGCCCTCTACCGGCTATTTACAATATTTTGCCGTTGACACCTATTCGGATGGTTTTGTGCTGCGCTATCCTCGCGCTCATCAGCCCGACCAATTACAGCCCTGCGTTGAATACCCCAAGCTGGTTACGGTTTTCAATGAGTATGGCGACTGGATGGCCAAGTTGGGCATCAGGGATGTGGGGGCCTTGAATCTGCGGGTGGTTAGCAAAGACCTGCTGGAAACAATTCTGGTTTCGGAAGCGTTGCAGGAGCAGCGAATTGCCCAAATTGCCACCAGGTTAGCCGATTTGCAGGACCAGGTGCGGCTGGTGCTTATTTCCGGCCCGTCTTCGTCGGGCAAAACCACCTTCAGCAAACGCCTGGCCATTCAGTTGATGGCGCACGGAATTCAGCCCCTGGCGTTGGGGCTGGACGATTTTTTTGTTGACCGGGAGCAGACGCCGCTTGATGAAGGGGGGGGGTACGACTATGAGCATATCCAGGCGCTTGATTTAGAACTTTTTAACAAAACGCTTCTGCGGCTGATGCAGGGAGAGGAGGTCATCCTGCCGCACTACAACTTTTTCACCGGCCGGCGGGAGTGGGGCGACGCGGCCTCTATTAGCGACCAACACTTGATCATTGTTGAGGGCATTCACGGGTTGAATCCGGAATTGGTGCCGCACATCCCCCCGGATAAGATTTACCGGATTTACGTGTCGGCCTTAACCCAGCTCAATCTGGACCGGCATAATCGCGTGGCAACCACCGACTCGCGTTTGCTGCGGCGCATTATCCGCGATGCCCGCCAGCGAGGTTACCCGGCCCGAGAAACTATCAACCGCTGGCCCAAAGTGCGCCGGGGCGAACACACCTGGATTTTTCCCTACCAGGAACACGCTAACGTAATGTTCAACTCTGCCCTGGTCTACGAGTTGGCCGTCATCAAACCCATTGCCGAGCCGCTGCTGTTGCAGATTGAGCCGGGCAAACCGGAACACGTTGAAGCCAAACGCCTGCTCTCTTTTTTACAATGGTTTGAACCCTGCTCCGACGAATTGGTGCCCGACAATTCCCTGCTGCGCGAGTTCATCGGCGGTTCTATTTTGCAGGATACAAGGCGCGGGGTTGAGGGCTAA
- the ilvD gene encoding dihydroxy-acid dehydratase: protein MRSDTVKKGFERAPNRSLLKASGYTDDDIRKPFIGIANSYTDVVPGHVHLNEFGEIVRQAVRQAGGAPFMFHTIAVDDGVAMGHAGMKFSLPSRELIADSVETMVSAHCFDALVCIPNCDKIIPGMLMAAMRLNIPTIFVSGGPMRAGVTPDGKTIDLISVFQGVGAYRAGKISAEELKILEDYGCPGCGSCSGLFTANSMNAISEVLGLALPGNGTYLAKTPEREALARQAGAQIMKLIEWDLKPRDIVTQDVIDNAFALDMAMGGSTNTVLHTIAIAHEAGLDYSLERLNDISAKVPNLCKVSPSSAYHVEDVDAAGGISAILWELSKKPGALKLDTQTVTGKTLGENIQGCDSKNTDCIRTLQNPYSQTGGLTMLFGNLAPNGAVVKTAGVLPEMMKHSGPARVYNSHDEANAGILSGDVQPGEVVVIRYEGPKGGPGMQEMLAPTSNITGMGLESCVALITDGRFSGGTRGACIGHISPEAAEGGPIGLLETGDIIEIDITKGTLNVALSDEELAKRRVNWQPPKLTLTGWLARYAKLATSADKGAILQF from the coding sequence ATGCGTAGCGACACTGTAAAAAAAGGATTTGAACGAGCGCCCAACCGCAGCCTGCTCAAGGCCAGCGGTTACACCGACGACGACATTAGAAAGCCCTTCATCGGCATTGCCAACAGTTATACCGATGTGGTGCCCGGCCACGTCCACCTGAACGAGTTTGGCGAAATTGTGCGGCAGGCCGTGCGCCAGGCCGGCGGCGCGCCCTTTATGTTCCACACCATTGCCGTGGACGACGGGGTGGCCATGGGCCACGCCGGGATGAAGTTTTCGCTGCCCAGCCGGGAGCTGATTGCGGACTCGGTGGAAACCATGGTCTCGGCGCACTGTTTCGACGCCCTGGTCTGCATCCCCAACTGCGACAAAATCATCCCCGGCATGCTGATGGCGGCTATGCGGCTCAATATCCCTACCATTTTTGTCAGCGGCGGGCCGATGCGGGCCGGGGTGACGCCGGATGGCAAAACAATAGATTTGATTTCGGTTTTTCAGGGCGTGGGCGCGTACCGGGCCGGAAAAATCTCTGCAGAAGAACTCAAAATTTTGGAGGATTACGGCTGTCCCGGCTGCGGTTCCTGTTCCGGCCTGTTCACGGCCAACTCCATGAACGCCATCTCGGAGGTGTTGGGGTTAGCCCTGCCGGGTAACGGCACTTACCTGGCCAAAACGCCGGAACGGGAAGCGCTGGCGCGTCAGGCCGGGGCGCAGATCATGAAGCTGATTGAGTGGGATTTGAAACCGCGCGACATTGTGACCCAGGACGTGATTGACAACGCCTTTGCCCTGGATATGGCCATGGGCGGCAGCACCAACACCGTGCTGCACACCATTGCCATTGCCCACGAAGCCGGGCTGGATTACTCGCTGGAACGGCTCAACGACATTTCGGCCAAAGTGCCCAACCTGTGCAAGGTCAGCCCTTCCTCTGCGTATCACGTTGAGGATGTTGACGCGGCGGGCGGCATCAGCGCCATTCTGTGGGAGTTGAGCAAAAAGCCCGGCGCGCTCAAACTGGACACCCAAACCGTCACCGGCAAAACCCTGGGCGAGAATATTCAGGGCTGCGACAGCAAAAATACGGACTGCATCCGCACCCTGCAAAATCCCTACAGCCAGACCGGCGGCTTGACCATGCTCTTTGGCAACCTGGCCCCCAACGGCGCGGTGGTCAAAACCGCCGGGGTGCTACCCGAAATGATGAAACACTCCGGCCCGGCCCGCGTGTACAACTCCCACGACGAGGCCAACGCCGGGATTTTGAGCGGCGACGTGCAGCCGGGCGAAGTGGTGGTCATCCGTTACGAAGGCCCCAAGGGCGGGCCGGGCATGCAAGAAATGCTGGCCCCCACCAGCAACATCACCGGCATGGGGCTGGAAAGCTGCGTAGCCCTCATCACCGACGGCCGTTTTTCCGGCGGTACGCGCGGCGCGTGTATTGGCCACATCTCGCCCGAAGCGGCCGAGGGCGGGCCGATTGGCCTGCTGGAAACAGGCGACATCATTGAAATTGACATTACTAAAGGCACGTTGAACGTGGCCCTTTCAGATGAGGAACTGGCCAAACGGCGAGTCAATTGGCAGCCGCCCAAGCTGACGCTGACCGGCTGGCTGGCTCGTTATGCTAAATTAGCCACCAGCGCGGATAAAGGGGCGATTTTGCAATTTTAA
- a CDS encoding NUDIX domain-containing protein, protein MLVLGVNVAIIVEAGKILLTKREDFEVWCIPGGQVDPEESLAQAAIREAQEETGLEVVLERLVGVYSRTGSGVDVHLALFAASPVGGVLKPQVGEVLELGYFSPDALPEDMLWWHRQPIADVFNGVGNGVAWSFNVRPRQKIKSREELYALRDRSGLSRPEFYRYFFEQAGTDGAKLEVGHL, encoded by the coding sequence ATGTTGGTTCTTGGGGTTAATGTGGCCATTATTGTTGAGGCCGGTAAAATTTTGCTGACCAAACGAGAAGATTTTGAAGTGTGGTGCATCCCCGGCGGGCAAGTTGACCCGGAGGAGTCGCTGGCTCAAGCGGCCATCCGCGAAGCGCAAGAGGAAACCGGCCTGGAGGTTGTTTTAGAGCGGCTGGTGGGGGTCTATTCGCGGACAGGCAGCGGTGTTGATGTGCATCTGGCCCTGTTTGCGGCCAGTCCGGTAGGGGGCGTACTGAAACCCCAGGTGGGTGAAGTGCTTGAGTTAGGGTATTTTTCGCCCGACGCTTTGCCGGAGGATATGCTCTGGTGGCACCGGCAGCCGATAGCGGATGTTTTCAACGGGGTGGGTAACGGGGTGGCCTGGTCCTTTAACGTGCGTCCCCGGCAAAAGATCAAATCGCGGGAAGAATTGTACGCTTTGCGCGACCGTTCGGGTTTGTCAAGGCCGGAATTCTACAGGTATTTTTTTGAACAGGCCGGCACAGACGGGGCTAAACTTGAAGTGGGGCATTTGTAA